One Tachypleus tridentatus isolate NWPU-2018 chromosome 3, ASM421037v1, whole genome shotgun sequence DNA window includes the following coding sequences:
- the Rint1 gene encoding LOW QUALITY PROTEIN: RAD50 interactor 1 (The sequence of the model RefSeq protein was modified relative to this genomic sequence to represent the inferred CDS: inserted 2 bases in 1 codon; deleted 1 base in 1 codon; substituted 1 base at 1 genomic stop codon) yields MASQKVVEWLNEEFGKDVSSIAKARNLHKELLANQRELENKLYVKPSDVSSIGSSVFLKRLEEGYKAVERSRNVITSFQNIKHEATRHLHKVSDLQESFKVYILEFQELTAAENYLLWISQIEGKNEQVQEAVEQGEDKQAVPHLSWLINIWCQLQTSSCKTLLDFVQETIIHWYNLLRERFGKEFEKTLQVLQWPISSTSTFTAPSVETLQRFESLFLSLIQIQLPEEILRQTNEKRVNKISVSLILPLELMIQPLXKRFAFHFMSNRQTNRLDKPEWYLTQVLSWIHDHGKFMDHFVQAILNKSGFQSIQAKMEVMRALVELAAKKLEDDISELLFDDLLFTHTIDEVLLFEKEILSRGYPQSYPSILSVLLSEKCFNRWINLERHYATTKVDELLNSHTAWQVCVQDIELDEMKTPECAEAFMTLLSAMTERYQNLRDIHNQLQFLDLQLELLDDFRMRLLQLRSQAQDPLDSXVFCPILNTVHYLIVVLKEWSNLPFFIQLLYHKVQEEHQGKWSSALKDSSFSEPPGKKMNWNSEDTQYERFLHYSVFDYIVLLLQQMQEDLVTKVIEWVLLDVKAKSRPYRKDKWFSMPLLPHGAEYSVSPTAYSMLSVLKSHIQVLQESLAQPLFKTVWQRVCKGLNIYLYEEVILQNYFSEGGGEQLKWDMTRNLFPIFGRFTQKPENYFKEVKEACKLLTLPRASALLLLDTLNPIQSELVDVTAALEEQGIFSLSLNQALKILLLRSDLANA; encoded by the exons ATGGCATCGCAGAAGGTTGTAGAATGGCTCAATGAAGAATTTGGTAAAGATGTATCATCCATAGCTAAGGCCAGGAATCTACATAAAGAGTTATTAGCTAATCAAAGAGaacttgaaaacaaactttatgtaaaACCTAGTGATGTCAGCAGTATTGGAAGTTCTGTATTTCTCAAAAGACTTGAAGAAGGATATAAAGCAGTAGAAAGGAGCAGAAATGTAATTACATCTTTTCAAAACATCAAACATGAAGCTACCAGACATCTACACAAAGTTTCTGATCTTCAAGAGTCTTTCAAAGTTTACATTTTAGAATTTCAAGAATTGACAGCTGCTGAAAATTATTTACTGTGGATTTCTCAGATAGAGGGAAAGAATGAACAAGTACAAGAAGCAGTTGAGCAGGGAGAAGACAAACAAGCTGTACCTCATCTTTCCTGGTTAATAAATATTTGGTGCCAACTTCAAACTTCATCTTGTAAAACTTTACTGGATTTTGTGCAAGAAACCATTATTCACTGGTATAATCTCCTTAGAGAAAGATTTGGAAAAGAATTTGAAAAGACTTTGCAAGTTCTCCAGTGGCCAATTTCTTCAACCTCCACTTTCACGGCTCCATCTGTAGAAACACTTCAACGATTTGAAtcattgtttttatcattaatcCAAATACAATTACCAGAAGAGATTCTCAGACAAACTAATGAAAAGAGGGTCAATAAAATCTCTGTATCACTGATATTACCTCTAGAGTTGATGATACAACCTTTGTGAAAGAGGTTTGCATTTCATTTTATGAGTAATCGACAAACCAATCGTTTAGATAAACCAGAGTGGTATCTTACACAAGTGTTATCATGGATACATGACCATGGAAAATTTATGGACCACTTTGTTCAAGCAATTCTGAATAAGTCTGGTTTTCAGTCCATACAAGCTAAAATGGAAGTTATGCGTGCCTTGGTGGAGTTAGCTGCCAAGAAACTTGAAGATGATATCTCAGAATTACTCTTTGATGATCTTTTGTTCACACACACAATTGATGAGGTGTTATTGTTTGAAAAAGAAATCCTAAGTAGGGGATATCCACAAAGTTATCCAAGTATACTCTCAGTTTTGTTGagtgagaaatgttttaatcGATGGATTAATTTAGAACGACATTATGCTACGACTAAAGTAGATGAATTATTAAATTCTCACACAGCTTGGCAAGTTTGTGTTCAGGACATTGAACTAGACGAAATGAAGACACCAGAATGTGCTGAAGCCTTTATGACATTGCTTTCAGCGATGACAGAACGTTATCAAAACTTGAGAGATATACATAACCAACTTCAGTTTCTAGATCTTCAACTTGAGTTACTTGATGACTTCAGAATGCGATTATTACAGCTACGTTCTCAAGCTCAGGATCCATTGGATTC AGTTTTTTGCCCAATCCTAAATACTGTTCACTACTTAATTGTAGTTCTTAAGGAATGGAGTAACCTTCCTTTTTTCATACAACTGTTATATCACAAGGTCCAAGAAGAGCATCAGGGTAAATGGAGTAGTGCTCTCAAAGATTCATCTTTCTCAGAACCTCCAGGAAAAAAAATGAATTGGAATTCAGAGGACACACAGTATGAGAGATTTCTCCATTACTCCGTCTTTGATTATATTGTACTGCTCTTACAACAAATGCAAGAAGACCTTGTAACAAAGGTTATAGAATGGGTGTTATTGGATGTCAAAGCAAAAAGTAGGCCTTATAGGAAAGACAAATGGTTCTCAATGCCATTGCTTCCCCATGGGGCAGAGTATTCTGTGTCTCCAACAGCTTATTCTATGTTAAGTGTATTGAAGTCTCATATTCAAGTGCTCCAAGAAAGCTTAGCACAACCACTGTTTAAAACTGTGTGGCAGAGAGTTTGTAAGGGACTTAATATTTACCTCTATGAAGAAGTtattcttcaaaattattttagtgaa GGGGGTGGTGAACAGCTCAAGTGGGACATGACTAGAAACCTCTTTCCAATATTTGGACGATTTACTCAGAAACCAGAAAATTACTTCAAGGAAGTGAAAGAAGCCTGCAAACTTCTCACCTTACCACGTGCTTCAGCTCTCTTGTTATTGGACACACTTAACCCGATACAAAGTGAACTGGTTGATGTCACAGCTGCCTTGGAAGAACAAGGAATCTTTTCGTTATCACTTAACCAAGCCTTAAAAATTCTTCTTCTTAGATCAGACCTTGCTAATGCCTAA
- the LOC143246772 gene encoding NPC intracellular cholesterol transporter 1-like: MFYRSCFLLFTCFFSLVWLDGHKDGHCVMYDQCGRGRYGPLNCYYNGSAQQLNDEETVRKLQQICPEFHDDKPYTCCTKSQVEKLWKDVRLPRRLGFGDCPSCTRNFQKNFCELTCSPYQSKFLKVTKTAVNDDGKAMVKELEYFMSSKYAEELFISCEHVEGIFPGKSLLKEMFCGKWEKDCTPQRWLDFMGSTPENSGFAPFQINYVLHNESEVQIDGHKFFPMNEKTTKCSEPSELQEEICQCKDCPDACTL, from the exons GACGGACATAAGGATGGTCACTGTGTCATGTACGATCAGTGTGGCCGTGGAAGGTATGGTCCCCTCAACTGTTACTACAATGGTTCTGCCCAGCAATTGAACGATGAGGAAACTGTTAGGAAACTCCAGCAGATTTGTCCCGAGTTCCATGACg ATAAACCATATACTTGCTGTACAAAATCACAAGTGGAAAAGCTGTGGAAAGATGTGAGACTTCCTCGTCGTCTAGGATTTGGTGATTGTCCTTCTTGTACCAGGAACTTCCAAAAGAACTTTTGTGAACTTACTTGTTCTCCTTATCAGAGCAAATTTCTGAAAGTTACCAAAACTGCAGTGAATGATGATGGTAAAGCCATGGTAAAAGAACTTGAATACTTTATGTCTTCAAA GTATGCTGAAGAATTGTTCATTTCGTGCGAACACGTTGAAGGAATATTTCCTGGCAAGTCTCTACTTAAAGAGATGTTTTGTGGAAAATGGGAGAAAGACTGCACTCCACAGAGATGGCTCGATTTTATGGGGTCAACTCCCGAAAATTCCGGCTTTGCCCCATTTCAGATAAACTACGTTTTGCACAACGAAAGTGAAGTCCAAATTGATGGTCACAAGTTTTTTCCTATGAATGAGAAAACAACAAA gtgTTCAGAACCATCTGAGTTGCAAGAAGAAATATGTCAATGTAAAGACTGTCCAGATGCATGCACTCTTTGA